In Novipirellula caenicola, the genomic stretch GGGACCTTTTCTGTTATTGGACTTCCAAACGCCCGTCAATTTGTAATAGACGTGTAATAGATCGGTTCAAAATCGGCATTGGGGCTGTTTGTCTCGATCCCCTAAACGCTATCCTAATAAGGACTTAACGGTCTCTGAGGCGTTGCTGCGTGCGAGTTGACACTCGCACAAAAACTGCAATGCTTTCGAGGCAACGCGGGCGAAACGTAGGGTAAGCCAGCATTGATATTGAATCAGCATGACTGAGTTTTTCACAGGGTTTCAGGACCAATGAGCACTGTTTCGCCACCGAAGAAGACGAAAATTGCCGAACCGCACCGCAGCCGGCTGTATGACAATTTGGTTCCGGTTTATCAAGGATTATGGCCGGCGGTTGCCAAGCGAAATATCCGTGGCGCGATCGCCGCGATGAACATCTCCGCGGGCACCGAGGTGCTTGAAGTCGGCGTTGGCACCGGATTGTCGCTCGACAGCTATCCGCACGACATTCGGTTGACCGGAGTCGATTTGTCGGAGTCAATGCTCGCCGAAGCGGAACAGCTGATTGAGCAAAAACAGTGGAATCACGTCAACGTGTTGCCCATGAATGCCGAGCGGCTGACGTTTTCCGACAACAGCTTTGATGTGGTCACGTCGTTTCACACCATCAGCGTCGTGTCAAAACCGCGGTCGATGATGAGCGAGATGGTGCGAGTGTGTCGGCCGGGCGGAAAGATCTTGATGGTCAACCATTTCCGCAGCGAGAATTCGCTGATTGCCAAAGTGGTGGATTCGGCCGGTAACATCACCCGACGACTCGGTTGGCGAACCGACTTGGATCTTCGCGACGTTGTCGCGGGACTGCCGCTGCGGTTTGACCGCTGCTACAAGCCAACCCCGCTTTCGTTTTTCACCATCATGCAAGCCACGGTGACGAAGTCCGACGACGC encodes the following:
- a CDS encoding class I SAM-dependent methyltransferase, with the protein product MSTVSPPKKTKIAEPHRSRLYDNLVPVYQGLWPAVAKRNIRGAIAAMNISAGTEVLEVGVGTGLSLDSYPHDIRLTGVDLSESMLAEAEQLIEQKQWNHVNVLPMNAERLTFSDNSFDVVTSFHTISVVSKPRSMMSEMVRVCRPGGKILMVNHFRSENSLIAKVVDSAGNITRRLGWRTDLDLRDVVAGLPLRFDRCYKPTPLSFFTIMQATVTKSDDATA